Below is a window of Streptomyces sp. ITFR-16 DNA.
TGGACGCCTCCGCCGAGCGGATCGCCCGGATGCTGACCGCGGAGCGCCGCCTCGCCGCCGACGCCTCGCACCAGCTCCGTACGCCGCTGACCGCGCTCTCCATGCGGATCGAGGAGATCGCCGTCACCGACGACCCGGAGACGGTGAAGGAGGAGGCGCACATCGCGCTCACGCAGGTCGAGCGGCTCACGGACGTGGTGCAGCGCCTGCTGACCAACGCGCGCGACCCGAGGACCGGCTCCGCCGTCGTCTTCGACCTGGACGAGGTCGTCAAGCAGCAGATCGAGGAGTGGCGCCCGGCCTACCGGAGCGAGGGCCGCGCCATCGTCCGCTCCGGCAAGCAGGGGCTGAGCGCGGTCGGCACCCCGGGCGCGGTCGCCCAGGTCCTGGCCGCGCTGATCGAGAACTCCCTCATGCACGGCGGCGGCACGGTCGCGCTGCGCACCCGGGTCACCGGTAACCAGGCGGTCATCGAGGTGACGGACGAGGGCCTCGGGGTCCCCGCCGACCTGGGCGCGAGGATCTTCGAGCGGACCATCAGCGGCCGCAACTCCACGGGCATCGGCCTCGCGGTCGCCCGCGACCTCGCGGAGGCGGACGGCGGCCGGCTGGAACTGCTCCAGCAGCACCCCCCGGTCTTCGCCCTCTTCCTGAGCCGCGTGGCCCTCACCAGGAAGGAACCGGAGCGCCCGGTGCGATGAGCGCGGGCTACCGGCGCGCGGTGTCCGCCTCGACCCGGGCGGCGGGCGCGGGGGCCGGCGCCGGCACGGAGACCGCCGCACTCACGACGACGTCGTCTTTGGCAGGCAGCGCCTTGAACACCCACGTCCGGTAGGACCAGAACCGGAACAGCGTCGCGATCCCGATCCCGAGGATCTTGAAGACATTGCTCTGCACCGGGGTGTTCCAGCCGAAGCCGTACGTCGCCACGTACAGCACACCCGTCTCGATCACCGCTCCCACCGCGCTGAACAGCAGGAACAGCGTCAGCTCGCGGGTGCGCCCGCTCTTGTCCCGGTCCCGGTACGTCCAGTAGCGGAAGCCCACGTAGTTGCACAGGATCGCGACGAATGTGGCGAGCAGGCCCGCCCGTACCGTCGGGATGTCCGTGTAGCGCCACAGCAGGTTGGAAACGGCGATATTGACGACCAGGCCGACCGCGCCGACCACGCCGAACTTGGCGACCTCCCGGGCCAGCAGATCCAGCCGGGCCCGCAGTGCGCCCCGTTCGCTCATGGTGATCGCTCAGCCCGTCTGTCGGTTCGGCTTCATGTTCCGTCAACCCGGCCATGCTAACCAGGAGCCCCCGCGGCCGCCCGTGGGTAAGGGCGCGGGTGTGGCGAGGCTGTGACACGGAGCTGTGACACGGAGCTGTGACACGGCCCTCCAGGGCGTGGACATGCCCTCCGGAGCGTACGGATACCCTGGAGGAGTGACGTTCCCGGTAGTCGGCATGGTCGGTGGCGGTCAGCTCGCCCGTATGACCCACGAGGCGGGCATCCCCCTCGGCATCAAGTTCAAGCTCCTCAGTGACACCGCTCAGGACTCGGCGGCCCAGGTGGTGAGCGAAGTCGTCGTGGGCGACTATCGCGACCTGGACACGCTGCGCGCCTTCGCGCACGGCTGTGACGTGATCACCTTCGATCACGAGCACGTGCCGACCGAGCACCTGCGGGCCCTGGAGGCGGACGGCATCCCCGTGCGCCCCGGCCCCGAAGCGCTGGTGCACGCCCAGGACAAGGGGGTGATGCGCGCGAAGCTCACCGAGATCGGCGCACCCTGCCCCCGCCACCGCATCGTGAAGGACCCGGCCGACGCCGCGGCCTTCGCCGAGGAGGTGGGCGGCTTCCCCGTCATCCTCAAGACCGTGCGCGGCGGCTACGACGGCAAGGGCGTCTGGGTGGTCCGCTCCGAGGCGGACGCGGCCGACCCCTTCCGGGCGGGCGTCCCGGTCCTCGCGGAGGAGAAGGTGGACTTCGTACGGGAGCTGGCGGCCAACATCGTCCGCTCGCCGCACGGCCAGGCCGTCGCCTACCCGGTCGTGGAGTCCGTCCAGGTCGACGGCGTCTGCGACACGGTGATCGCCCCGGCCCCCGAGCTGGACGAGGAGCTGGGCGGCGAGGCCCAGCAGCTCGCCCTGCGCATCGCCCAGGAGCTCGGTGTCGTCGGCCACCTGGCCGTCGAGCTCTTCGAGACGCGTGACGGCCGCATCCTGGTCAACGAGCTGGCCATGCGCCCGCACAACTCGGGCCACTGGACCCAGGACGGCGCGATCACCTCCCAGTTCGCCAACCATGTGCGGGCGGTCCTCGACCTCCCCCTCGGCGACCCGCGCCCGCGCGCCCGCTGGACGGTCATGAGCAACGTCCTCGGCGGCGACTTCCCGGACATGTACCAGGCGTATCTGCACTGCATGGCCCGAGACCCGCAGCTCAAGATCCACATGTACGGCAAGGACGTGAAGCCCGGCCGCAAGGTCGGTCACGTCAACACCTACGGCGACGATCTGGCGGACGTGCGGGAGCGCGCCCGGCACGCGGCCGACTACCTGCGAGGAACGATCACCGAATGACTTCCCCCGCCTCCACCGCGCCGGTCGTCGGCATCGTCATGGGCTCGGACTCCGACTGGCCCGTCATGGAAGCGGCGGCCAAGGCCCTCGACGAGTTCGAGATCCCCTACGAGGTCGACGTCGTCTCCGCCCACCGCATGCCGCGCGAGATGATCGCGTACGGCGAGAACGCGGCGGGCCGCGGCCTGCGGGCGATCATCGCCGGGGCGGGCGGCGCCGCCCATCTGCCGGGCATGCTCGCCTCGGTCACCCCGCTGCCCGTCATCGGCGTCCCGGTGCCCCTGAAGTACCTGGACGGCATGGACAGCCTCATGTCCATCGTCCAGATGCCCGCCGGCATCCCGGTCGCCACCGTCTCCATCGCGGGCGCGCGCAACGCGGGCCTGCTGGCCGTGCGCATCCTCGCCGCGCACGACGCGGAGCTGGGGACCCGCATGACGGAGTTCCTCTCCGACCTGAACGACCAGGCCACCGAGAAGGGCAAGCGCCTGCGCAGCAAGGTCGGGAACCCCGACTCCTTCGGCTTCGGGAAGTAGGGCAGTGATGGACCGGCTGGAGCAGGCGCGGGCCCTCCTCGCGGAGCACCCCGTGGTCGACGGACACAACGACCTGCCGTGGGCGCTGCGGGCCCAGGTCAACTACGACATGGACGCCCGGGACATCGCCGGCGACCAGTCGGCCCATCTGCACACCGACATCCCCCGGCTGCGCGCCGGCGGCGTCGGGGCCCAGTTCTGGTCGGTGTACGTCCCGTCCGACCTGCCGGGCGACGACGCGGTCAGCGCCACCCTGGAACAGGTCGACGCCGTCGCCGAGCTGCTGGAGCGGCACCCCGGCGACCTGCGCCGCGCGCTGAGCGCCGACGACATGGAGACGGCCCGCGCCGAGGGCCGGATCGCCTCCCTGATGGGCGCCGAGGGCGGCCACTCCATCAACAACTCGCTGGGCACCCTGCGCGGCCTGCACGCGCTCGGCGTGCGCTACATGACGCTCACCCACAACGACAACACCGACTGGGCGGACTCGGCGACCGACGAACCCGGAGTCGGCGGCCTCTCGCCGTTCGGCCACGAGGTCGTACGGGAGATGAACCGCACGGGCATGCTCGTCGACCTCTCGCACGTCGCGGCGACGACGATGCGGGACGCGCTCGCCACCTCCACCGCGCCGGTGATGTTCTCGCACTCCTCCGCGCGGGCCGTCTGCGACCACCCGCGCAACATCCCGGACGACGTCCTCGGTCTGCTCCCGGCCAACGGCGGCATCGCCATGGCCACCTTCGTACCGAAGTTCGTCCTGCCGGCGGCCGTCGCCTGGACGCAGGCGGCCGACGAGAACCTGCGCGCCAACGGCCTGCACCACCTGGACACGACGGGCCGCGCGATGAAGGTCCACGCCGAGTTCGAGGCGGCCAACCCCCGCCCGATGGCCACCGTCGCCACGATCGCCGATCACCTCGACCACATGCGCGAGGTCGCGGGCGTCGACCACATCGGCATCGGCGGCGACTACGACGGCACGGCGTTCCTCCCGCAGGGCCTGGAGGACGTGTCCGGCTACCCGAACCTGATCGCGGAGCTGCTGGGCCGCGGCTGGTCCGCCGCCGACCTGGCCAAGCTCACCTGGCAGAACGCGGTACGGGTGCTGCGCGCAGCCGAGGACGTCGGCCGCGAGCTGCGCACCCGGCGCGGCCCGTCGCACGCCACGATCGAGCAGCTGGACGCCCCGGCCGCCTGAGCGCGCACGACCGGGGCATCCGCCGTACTGCTCCTAACAGGCGCAGAGACAGAACGGGTGCCCCGCCGGGTCGGCGTAGACCCGGAAGGTCCGCTCCCGGTCGTCGGCTTCGAGCACCGTCGCGCCCAGCGCCAGCACCTCCCGCTCCGCCGCGTCCAGATCCTCCACGGTCAGATCCAGATGGAACTGCTGCGAGGCGTCCGGGCGCGGCCACTGCGGCGGTACGAAGCCCGGCGCGGCCTGGAAGGCGAGCGGCGTGCCGGTGATCCCGGTGAGATCGACCCAGTCCTCCTGCTCCTCGACCTTCCCGCCGAGCAGCGCGGCGTAGAAGTGGGCCAGGGCGACGGGATCCGGGCAGTCCAGGACGACGGAACCCAGTGTGGCGACAGCCATGGTGCTTCCTCCTCGGGCAGATGCGGCAGATGCGGGCAGCTCTCTTCACGTGGTTACCGTTAAAGCGGTTCAACCGGTAACCGTTACTGCATGCTCCCGCACCGGAGGTAACGTCGCAACCATGAGTGAGAGGGATTCCGCGCCCGGCGGGCTCGCGCTGATCGAAGCCCTGGTCAACAGCCTGGACGTCGAGCTGGGCGCGGACACGCTCGACACGGCGGAGGGGTGTGCCGCGTTCGCCGTCGCACAGGAGGACGTCCCGGCCGTCCGGGTGCTGCGCGAGGCCCTGCGCGCGGTCTGCCTCGCCCACGCGGGGCACCGCGCCGAGGGCGACACGGTGCCGGTGCTGGACGGGCTGCTCGCCCACGCACCCCTGCGCGTCACCGTGGATGCGGCGGGCGCGGCGTCGCTGTGCCCGGTGGAGGAGCCGCCCGGACTGACCGCCCGGGTCGCGGCGGCCATCGCCGCCGCTTCGGCCGACGGCACCTGGGCCCGGCTCAAGGCGTGCGAGGCGGCGGACTGCCGCTGGGCGTACTACGACCGCAGCCCGGCGGGGCGCCGCCGCTGGTGCTCGATGGCGGTGTGCGGCGCCCGCGCGAAGATGCGGACGTACCGCGCGAAGCAGGGCTGACGGCGGGCCCCCCGGCGGCGGGCCGTCGGCCCGGCCGGGCGGGGCCTCAGGCCTTCGGGCGGCCCATCGCCCGGTAGGTCCAGCCGGCCTCGCGCCACACGGCGGGGTCCAGCGCGTTGCGCCCGTCGAGGATGATCCGGGTGCCCGCCACCTCGCCCAGCGCGTGCGGGTCCAGCTCGCGGAACTCGCGCCACTCCGTCAGGTGCAGCACCACATCGGCGCCGCGCACCGCGTCCAGCGCGCTCTCCGCGTAGCCGAGGGTGGGGAAGAGCCGGCGGGCGTTGTCCATGCCCTTGGGGTCGAAGACCGTGACCTGGCCGCCCTGGAGGTGGATCTGCCCGGCGACGTTCAGCGCGGGCGAGTCGCGTACGTCGTCCGAGTCCGGCTTGAAGGCGGCGCCGAGGACGCCCACCCGCTTGCCGAGGAACGAGTCGCCGCCGACGGCCTCCCGGGCCAGCTCGACCATGTGGCCGCGGCGGCGCATGTTGATGGAGTCGACCTCGCGGAGGAAGGTCAGCGCCTGGTCGGCGCCCAGCTCACCGGCGCGGGCCATGAAGGCGCGGATGTCCTTGGGCAGGCAGCCGCCGCCGAAGCCGATGCCGGCCCGCAGGAACTTGCTTCCGATCCGCTCGTCGTGGCCGATCGCCTCGGCGAGCTTGACCACATCGCCGTCGGCCGCCTCGCAGACCTCGGCCATGGCGTTGATGAAGGAGATCTTGGTGGCCAGGAAGGAGTTGGCGGAGGTCTTCACCAGCTCGGCGGTCGGGAAGTCCGTCACGACGAACGGGGACCCCTCGCCGACCGGACCGGCGTACACCTCGCGCAGCAGCTTCTCGGCCCGCTCGCTCTCCACGCCGACGACGATCCGGTCCGGGTGCAGGGTGTCCTGGACGGCGAAGCCCTCGCGCAGGAACTCCGGGTTCCAGGCCAGCTCGGCGCCCTCGCCCGCAGGCGCCAGCTCGGCCAGCCGGGCGGCGAGCCGGGCCGCCGAGCCGACCGGCACGGTGGACTTGCCGACGACCAGGGCGGGCCTGGTCAGCAGGGGTGCGAGCGATTCGAAGGCGCTGTCGACGTAGCTCATGTCGCAGGCGTACTCGCCGTGCTTCTGCGGTGTGTTCGTGCAGACGAAGTGCACATCGCCGAACTCGGCGACCTCTTCCCACGAGGTGGTGAACCGCAGCCGCCCGGTGGCGCCCTCGATGCCCGCGACGTGCTTCTTCAGGATCTCCTCGAGCCCCGGCTCGTACATCGGGACCCGGCCGGCGGACAGCATCTCGATCTTCTCGGGCACGATGTCGAGGCCGAGGACCTCGAAGCCCAGTTCCGCCATGGCCGCGGCGTGGGTGGCGCCGAGATAGCCGGTGCCGATCACAGTGATCCTGAGGGCCATGGAGTGCTCCTGGGAGATGCGGACAGACGTGCGGTGAACGAGCATAGTCGTGCCCCTGAAACCTTCCATTCCGGCTGTCGTGAAGCTCACGGCCCCAGCGCGTATGCCTGGCCCGGGGTGGGCGCCTAAAATTGGGTTACTTAACGGTAGTTAGCGTCCTTGGGGAGTGAGCGTCTTGGCGGGTTCGACCGATTTCGACCTGTACCGTCCGGCCGAGGAGCACGAGATGCTCCGTGAGACGGTGCGTGCCCTCGCCGAGGCGAAGATCGCCCCGTTCGCGGCCGCGGTCGACGAGGAGGCCCGTTTCCCGCAGGAGGCGCTGGACGCCCTCACGGCGGCGGACCTGCACGCGGTCCACGTACCGGAGGAGTACGGCGGCGCCGGCGCCGACGCGCTCGCCACGGTCATCGTGATCGAGGAGGTGGCCCGCGCCTGCGTCTCCTCCTCCCTGATCCCGGCCGTGAACAAGCTGGGCTCGCTTCCGGTCGTCCTGTCCGGGTCCGAGGAGCTGAAGAAGAAGTACCTGGGCCCGCTGGCCAAGGGCGACGGGATGTTCTCGTACTGCCTCTCCGAGCCCGACGCGGGCTCCGACGCCGCAGGCATGAAGACCCGGGCCGTGCGCGACGGCGACTTCTGGGTGCTCAACGGCGTGAAGCGCTGGATCACCAACGCGGGCGTCTCCGAGTACTACACGGTCATGGCCGTCACCGACCCGACCAAGCGCTCCAAGGGCATCTCGGCGTTCGTCGTCGAGAAGTCGGACGAGGGCGTCTCCTTCGGCGCCCCGGAGAAGAAGCTCGGCATCAAGGGTTCCCCGACGCGCGAGGTCTACTTCGACAACGTTCGCATCCCCGCCGACCGCATGATCGGCGAGGAGGGCACGGGCTTCGCCACGGCGATGAAGACCCTGGACCACACCCGCATCACGATCGCGGCCCAGGCGCTCGGCGTCGCCCAGGGCGCGCTGGACTACGCCAAGGGGTACGTCCAGGAGCGCAAGCAGTTCGGCAAGCCGATCGGTGACTTCCAGGGCGTGCAGTTCATGCTCGCGGACATGGCCATGAAGCTGGAGGCGGCCCGCCAGCTCACCTACTCGGCCGCCGCCAAGTCCGAGCGTCTCGACGGCGACCTCACCTTCTTCGGCGCCGCGGCCAAGTGCTTCGCCTCCGACGTCGCGATGGAGATCACCACGGACGCCGTCCAGCTGCTCGGCGGCTACGGCTACACGCGGGACTACCCGGTGGAGCGGATGATGCGCGACGCCAAGATCACCCAGATCTACGAGGGCACGAACCAGGTCCAGCGGATCGTGATGGCCCGCAACCTGCCGTAACGGCGTACCGCGGAGGCCCCGGCTCCGTGCCGGGGCCTCCGGCCGATGGTGCTCGTCGAAGCCGCGCAGCGCACGGCCCAGCTCCCAACGGTGGGGCACCCTTCTCGGCCCGGGCACCGCCCCCGGCTCAGTCGAGGCAGAACTCGTTGCCCTCGACGTCCTGCATCGGCTGGCACGACTCGTTCTCGCCGTCGGCCCGCAGAAGCTCCCCGCGGGTCGCGCCGAGCGCTTCCAGCCGTACGCACTCGGCCTCGAGCGCGGCAAGTCGCTCCTCGCCCACGAGTCCGGTGGCGACCCGTACATCGAGATGCACCCGGTTCTTGACGGCCTTGCCCTCGGGCACGCGCTGGAAGTAAAGCCGCGGACCGGCCCCCGAGGGGTCGCTGCACGCGAACCACCCACCCCGCTCCTCGGCCGGGAGCGTGCTGTTGTACTCGTCCCACGTGGCGAAACCCTCCGGCGGCGCCGGCGCGACGTATCCCAGTACCTCGCACCAGAACCGGGCGACACGCTCGGGGTCCGCACAGTCGAAGGTCACCTGGAACTGCTTGATCGTTGACATCGGATCACCCTAGTTGCGCACGGCAAACGGTCAAGAGAAATATGCCAGGTGAGAGGCGGCATCGGCCGACCCGGTGGACGTCGTCACGGTACGAGGTCGAGTTCCGCCCATACCGTCTTGCGCGGGACGGGCCCCGAGGTGACGCCCCAGCGATCGGCGAGGGCCCCGACGACCAGGAGTCCCCGCCCGCTCTCCGCGAGCTGATCGGGGGCGGACGCGACGGGCAGA
It encodes the following:
- a CDS encoding ATP-binding protein; amino-acid sequence: MRRRLINSTLAVVLVVIAVFGVSLVIVETRTISSSAQESVDSEALRLISVIESRLLGAERINPGVLAEQIDDKRYALVKMPGRAPIEVGDRPTGSVITATETGEHGEKVTIEESRSAVTREVGRTLMIIGAVALLAIVSAVLLAVRQANKLASPLTDLAETAERLGSGDPRPRHKRYGVPELDRVADVLDASAERIARMLTAERRLAADASHQLRTPLTALSMRIEEIAVTDDPETVKEEAHIALTQVERLTDVVQRLLTNARDPRTGSAVVFDLDEVVKQQIEEWRPAYRSEGRAIVRSGKQGLSAVGTPGAVAQVLAALIENSLMHGGGTVALRTRVTGNQAVIEVTDEGLGVPADLGARIFERTISGRNSTGIGLAVARDLAEADGGRLELLQQHPPVFALFLSRVALTRKEPERPVR
- a CDS encoding GtrA family protein, with the translated sequence MSERGALRARLDLLAREVAKFGVVGAVGLVVNIAVSNLLWRYTDIPTVRAGLLATFVAILCNYVGFRYWTYRDRDKSGRTRELTLFLLFSAVGAVIETGVLYVATYGFGWNTPVQSNVFKILGIGIATLFRFWSYRTWVFKALPAKDDVVVSAAVSVPAPAPAPAARVEADTARR
- a CDS encoding 5-(carboxyamino)imidazole ribonucleotide synthase → MPSGAYGYPGGVTFPVVGMVGGGQLARMTHEAGIPLGIKFKLLSDTAQDSAAQVVSEVVVGDYRDLDTLRAFAHGCDVITFDHEHVPTEHLRALEADGIPVRPGPEALVHAQDKGVMRAKLTEIGAPCPRHRIVKDPADAAAFAEEVGGFPVILKTVRGGYDGKGVWVVRSEADAADPFRAGVPVLAEEKVDFVRELAANIVRSPHGQAVAYPVVESVQVDGVCDTVIAPAPELDEELGGEAQQLALRIAQELGVVGHLAVELFETRDGRILVNELAMRPHNSGHWTQDGAITSQFANHVRAVLDLPLGDPRPRARWTVMSNVLGGDFPDMYQAYLHCMARDPQLKIHMYGKDVKPGRKVGHVNTYGDDLADVRERARHAADYLRGTITE
- the purE gene encoding 5-(carboxyamino)imidazole ribonucleotide mutase — encoded protein: MTSPASTAPVVGIVMGSDSDWPVMEAAAKALDEFEIPYEVDVVSAHRMPREMIAYGENAAGRGLRAIIAGAGGAAHLPGMLASVTPLPVIGVPVPLKYLDGMDSLMSIVQMPAGIPVATVSIAGARNAGLLAVRILAAHDAELGTRMTEFLSDLNDQATEKGKRLRSKVGNPDSFGFGK
- a CDS encoding dipeptidase, with translation MDRLEQARALLAEHPVVDGHNDLPWALRAQVNYDMDARDIAGDQSAHLHTDIPRLRAGGVGAQFWSVYVPSDLPGDDAVSATLEQVDAVAELLERHPGDLRRALSADDMETARAEGRIASLMGAEGGHSINNSLGTLRGLHALGVRYMTLTHNDNTDWADSATDEPGVGGLSPFGHEVVREMNRTGMLVDLSHVAATTMRDALATSTAPVMFSHSSARAVCDHPRNIPDDVLGLLPANGGIAMATFVPKFVLPAAVAWTQAADENLRANGLHHLDTTGRAMKVHAEFEAANPRPMATVATIADHLDHMREVAGVDHIGIGGDYDGTAFLPQGLEDVSGYPNLIAELLGRGWSAADLAKLTWQNAVRVLRAAEDVGRELRTRRGPSHATIEQLDAPAA
- a CDS encoding VOC family protein, translated to MAVATLGSVVLDCPDPVALAHFYAALLGGKVEEQEDWVDLTGITGTPLAFQAAPGFVPPQWPRPDASQQFHLDLTVEDLDAAEREVLALGATVLEADDRERTFRVYADPAGHPFCLCAC
- a CDS encoding CGNR zinc finger domain-containing protein, with translation MSERDSAPGGLALIEALVNSLDVELGADTLDTAEGCAAFAVAQEDVPAVRVLREALRAVCLAHAGHRAEGDTVPVLDGLLAHAPLRVTVDAAGAASLCPVEEPPGLTARVAAAIAAASADGTWARLKACEAADCRWAYYDRSPAGRRRWCSMAVCGARAKMRTYRAKQG
- a CDS encoding UDP-glucose/GDP-mannose dehydrogenase family protein, which produces MALRITVIGTGYLGATHAAAMAELGFEVLGLDIVPEKIEMLSAGRVPMYEPGLEEILKKHVAGIEGATGRLRFTTSWEEVAEFGDVHFVCTNTPQKHGEYACDMSYVDSAFESLAPLLTRPALVVGKSTVPVGSAARLAARLAELAPAGEGAELAWNPEFLREGFAVQDTLHPDRIVVGVESERAEKLLREVYAGPVGEGSPFVVTDFPTAELVKTSANSFLATKISFINAMAEVCEAADGDVVKLAEAIGHDERIGSKFLRAGIGFGGGCLPKDIRAFMARAGELGADQALTFLREVDSINMRRRGHMVELAREAVGGDSFLGKRVGVLGAAFKPDSDDVRDSPALNVAGQIHLQGGQVTVFDPKGMDNARRLFPTLGYAESALDAVRGADVVLHLTEWREFRELDPHALGEVAGTRIILDGRNALDPAVWREAGWTYRAMGRPKA
- a CDS encoding acyl-CoA dehydrogenase family protein, which encodes MAGSTDFDLYRPAEEHEMLRETVRALAEAKIAPFAAAVDEEARFPQEALDALTAADLHAVHVPEEYGGAGADALATVIVIEEVARACVSSSLIPAVNKLGSLPVVLSGSEELKKKYLGPLAKGDGMFSYCLSEPDAGSDAAGMKTRAVRDGDFWVLNGVKRWITNAGVSEYYTVMAVTDPTKRSKGISAFVVEKSDEGVSFGAPEKKLGIKGSPTREVYFDNVRIPADRMIGEEGTGFATAMKTLDHTRITIAAQALGVAQGALDYAKGYVQERKQFGKPIGDFQGVQFMLADMAMKLEAARQLTYSAAAKSERLDGDLTFFGAAAKCFASDVAMEITTDAVQLLGGYGYTRDYPVERMMRDAKITQIYEGTNQVQRIVMARNLP
- a CDS encoding VOC family protein yields the protein MSTIKQFQVTFDCADPERVARFWCEVLGYVAPAPPEGFATWDEYNSTLPAEERGGWFACSDPSGAGPRLYFQRVPEGKAVKNRVHLDVRVATGLVGEERLAALEAECVRLEALGATRGELLRADGENESCQPMQDVEGNEFCLD